One genomic segment of Streptomyces sp. RerS4 includes these proteins:
- a CDS encoding DEAD/DEAH box helicase, protein MNPVRKNERSSRTRGRTGGPSFGAGGAGSSRGGRFGSSTPSRSGGPSRSGGYGRRPAAVQGEFALPKTITPALPAVDVFADLDMPQALLAALGAQGVTVPFPIQGATLPNTLAGRDVLGRGRTGSGKTLAFGLALLARTAGQRAEPRQPLALVLVPTRELAQQVTDALAPYARSVRLRLTTVVGGMSIGRQAGALRAGAEVVVATPGRLKDLIDRGDCRLNQVAITVLDEADQMADMGFMPQVTALLDQVRPEGQRMLFSATLDRNVDLLVRRYLTDPVVHSVDPSAGAVTTMEHHVLHVHGADKQRMTTRIAAREGRVMMFLDTKHAVDHLTEHLLSSGVRAAALHGGKSQPQRTRTLAQFKTGHVTVLVATNVAARGIHVDNLDLVVNIDPPTDPKDYLHRGGRTARAGESGSVVTLVTPNQRREVTRLMAAAGITPQTTSVHSGEEALSRITGAQDPSGVPVTITAPVTERPRGGDASRGRRRPRSAARRGDGRQSSFDAAA, encoded by the coding sequence ATGAACCCCGTACGCAAGAACGAGCGCTCCTCCCGTACCCGCGGCCGCACCGGCGGCCCCTCTTTCGGCGCGGGCGGCGCCGGTTCGTCCCGTGGCGGCCGCTTCGGCTCGTCCACGCCGAGCCGTTCGGGAGGTCCGAGCCGTTCGGGCGGCTACGGCCGCCGGCCCGCCGCGGTCCAGGGCGAGTTCGCCCTGCCCAAGACGATCACCCCCGCGCTGCCCGCGGTCGACGTCTTCGCCGACCTGGACATGCCCCAAGCGTTGCTGGCCGCCCTCGGCGCGCAGGGCGTGACCGTGCCCTTCCCGATCCAGGGCGCCACGCTGCCCAACACTCTCGCGGGCCGCGACGTCCTCGGCCGCGGCCGCACCGGCTCCGGCAAGACCCTGGCGTTCGGCCTCGCCCTCCTGGCCCGTACGGCCGGTCAGCGCGCCGAGCCCCGCCAACCGCTGGCTCTCGTCCTCGTCCCCACCCGCGAGCTGGCCCAGCAGGTGACCGACGCCCTCGCTCCGTACGCCCGCTCCGTGAGGCTGCGTCTGACCACCGTCGTCGGCGGCATGTCGATCGGCAGGCAGGCGGGCGCGCTGCGGGCGGGCGCGGAGGTCGTCGTCGCCACGCCGGGCCGACTGAAGGACCTCATCGACCGCGGTGACTGCCGACTGAACCAGGTCGCGATCACCGTCCTCGACGAAGCCGACCAGATGGCCGACATGGGCTTCATGCCCCAGGTCACCGCTCTGCTCGACCAGGTGCGCCCCGAGGGTCAGCGGATGCTCTTCTCCGCCACCCTCGATCGCAATGTCGACCTGCTGGTGCGGCGCTACCTGACCGACCCGGTCGTGCACTCGGTGGACCCCTCGGCCGGCGCGGTGACAACGATGGAGCACCACGTGCTGCACGTCCACGGCGCCGACAAGCAGCGGATGACGACGCGGATCGCCGCGCGCGAAGGCCGGGTGATGATGTTCCTGGACACCAAGCACGCCGTCGACCACCTGACCGAGCACCTGCTCAGCAGCGGCGTGCGGGCCGCCGCGCTGCACGGCGGGAAGTCCCAGCCCCAGCGCACCCGCACGCTCGCCCAGTTCAAGACCGGCCACGTCACCGTGCTGGTGGCGACCAACGTGGCGGCGCGCGGCATCCACGTCGACAACCTCGACCTCGTCGTGAACATCGACCCGCCGACCGACCCCAAGGACTACCTCCACCGCGGCGGCCGTACCGCCCGCGCCGGCGAGTCCGGCAGCGTCGTCACCCTGGTCACCCCGAACCAGCGCCGCGAGGTGACCCGTCTGATGGCGGCGGCCGGGATCACCCCGCAGACCACCTCGGTCCACTCGGGTGAAGAGGCTCTGAGCCGCATCACCGGCGCCCAGGACCCCTCCGGGGTCCCGGTCACCATCACCGCACCCGTGACCGAGCGGCCCCGGGGCGGCGACGCCTCCCGCGGTCGGCGCAGGCCCCGCTCGGCGGCCCGGCGTGGGGACGGGCGGCAGTCCTCCTTCGACGCGGCGGCCTGA
- a CDS encoding SCO5918 family protein: MRCVIARFPFDLTKSGVLESMKGVKPEQVTGASVIVGRRTYPVKQVGQVITRQDRRDFTAGEVLRAMTQLGFTCRGLPEITAAPRALTPLQQASAMLGVPVTA, from the coding sequence ATGCGCTGTGTCATCGCCCGCTTCCCGTTCGACCTGACGAAGAGCGGCGTCCTGGAATCGATGAAGGGCGTCAAGCCCGAGCAGGTCACCGGCGCGTCCGTGATCGTCGGCCGCCGCACCTACCCCGTCAAGCAGGTCGGCCAGGTCATCACGCGCCAGGACCGACGCGACTTCACCGCCGGCGAAGTCCTCCGGGCCATGACCCAGCTCGGCTTCACCTGCCGCGGCCTGCCCGAGATCACCGCGGCGCCGCGCGCTCTCACCCCGCTCCAGCAGGCGTCCGCGATGCTCGGCGTACCGGTGACCGCCTGA
- a CDS encoding MerR family transcriptional regulator: protein MTADDSFGRLDDDDYPAYTMGRAAEMLGTTQGFLRAIGEARLITPLRSAGGHRRYSRYQLRIAARARELVDQGTPIEAACRIIILEDQLEEAQRINAEYRRAAESSPPSATP, encoded by the coding sequence ATGACAGCAGACGACTCGTTCGGCCGTCTTGACGACGACGACTACCCCGCCTACACGATGGGCCGCGCCGCCGAAATGCTCGGCACCACCCAAGGCTTCCTCCGCGCGATCGGTGAAGCCCGGCTGATCACTCCGCTGCGCTCCGCCGGCGGACACCGTCGATACTCCCGCTACCAATTGCGCATCGCGGCACGCGCCCGGGAACTCGTCGACCAGGGCACCCCCATCGAGGCCGCCTGCCGCATCATCATCCTTGAGGACCAGCTCGAAGAGGCCCAGCGCATCAACGCCGAATACCGCCGCGCCGCCGAATCATCCCCGCCGTCCGCCACCCCGTAG
- a CDS encoding FAD-dependent monooxygenase yields the protein MQDTKTDTDVLVVGSGPTGLLLAGDLAAAGLRVTLVERRPHGISNMTRAFGVHARTLELLDARGLADALVRTGTPVTGLRLFRRLSLDLGRLASRYPYLLITPQYEVERLLERRALAAGVDFRHATPLRGLRQDADTVTAELTDPDGRPLTLTAGYLVGCDGVRSAVRTELGMPFPGVSVIRSIVLADVRLAREPEGLLSVNGVGDAFAFIAPFGDGWYRVMGWNRERQVPDSEPVDLDEVREIARRALGSDYGMHDARWISRFHSDERQAPRYRCGRVFLAGDAAHVHSPAGGQGMNTGLQDAANLSWKLASVLRGDAPDPEALLDSYQSERHPVGKNVLRSSGALVRLAMAHNPLERAARALATGLLNSLDPASDKVMGMLSGTGLRYGAGAAAHRSGGHRAPDAGLDRGRLYELLREGDFVLVAPRGRDAATIATPRVPGRVTTATWTDPARHTATLIRPDGYVYWEGETRPTGWRTAGMIRRRGGIRR from the coding sequence GTGCAGGACACGAAGACCGACACGGACGTCCTGGTCGTGGGCTCGGGCCCCACCGGCCTCCTGCTCGCCGGCGATCTCGCCGCCGCCGGCCTGCGGGTCACCCTCGTCGAGCGCCGCCCGCACGGCATCAGCAACATGACCCGCGCCTTCGGCGTCCACGCCCGCACCCTCGAACTGCTCGACGCCCGCGGCCTCGCCGACGCACTGGTGCGGACCGGCACCCCGGTCACCGGCCTGCGGTTGTTCCGCCGCCTGTCCCTCGACCTCGGCCGGCTCGCCTCGCGCTACCCGTACCTCCTCATCACCCCCCAGTACGAGGTCGAACGCCTCCTGGAGCGCCGCGCCCTGGCCGCCGGCGTGGACTTCCGGCACGCCACCCCATTGCGCGGCCTCCGCCAGGACGCCGATACGGTCACCGCCGAGCTCACCGATCCCGACGGGCGGCCCCTCACCCTCACCGCCGGCTACCTCGTCGGCTGCGACGGCGTACGCAGCGCCGTCCGCACCGAGCTGGGAATGCCCTTTCCCGGCGTCTCCGTCATCCGCTCCATCGTCCTCGCCGACGTCCGCCTCGCCCGGGAACCGGAGGGCCTCCTGAGCGTGAACGGCGTCGGGGACGCGTTCGCCTTCATCGCCCCCTTCGGCGACGGCTGGTACCGCGTCATGGGGTGGAACCGCGAGCGCCAGGTACCCGACAGCGAGCCCGTCGACCTCGACGAGGTCCGCGAGATCGCCCGTCGTGCCCTCGGCAGCGACTACGGCATGCACGACGCCCGCTGGATCTCCCGCTTCCACAGCGACGAGCGCCAGGCCCCCCGCTACCGCTGCGGGCGGGTCTTTCTCGCCGGCGACGCGGCCCACGTGCACTCACCCGCCGGCGGCCAGGGCATGAACACCGGCCTCCAGGACGCCGCCAACCTCTCGTGGAAGCTCGCCTCGGTCCTGCGCGGCGACGCCCCCGACCCCGAGGCGCTCCTCGACAGCTACCAGAGCGAGCGGCACCCCGTCGGCAAGAACGTGCTGCGCAGCAGCGGCGCGCTCGTCCGCCTCGCCATGGCGCACAACCCCCTGGAGCGGGCCGCCCGCGCCCTGGCCACCGGCCTGCTCAACAGCCTCGACCCCGCGTCCGACAAGGTCATGGGCATGCTCAGCGGTACAGGCCTCCGCTACGGAGCCGGAGCCGCCGCCCACCGCTCAGGAGGCCACCGCGCCCCCGACGCGGGCCTCGACCGCGGCCGGCTCTACGAACTGCTCCGCGAGGGCGACTTCGTCCTCGTCGCCCCCCGTGGCCGCGACGCCGCGACGATCGCCACCCCCAGGGTCCCGGGCAGGGTCACCACCGCCACCTGGACCGACCCGGCCCGCCACACCGCGACGCTGATCCGCCCCGACGGCTACGTCTACTGGGAGGGCGAGACACGGCCTACGGGGTGGCGGACGGCGGGGATGATTCGGCGGCGCGGCGGTATTCGGCGTTGA
- a CDS encoding TetR family transcriptional regulator — MTAAPAPTPRRSDATRAAILEAARERFAADGYDRATIRAIARDARIDPSMVMRYFGNKEGLFAAASTFDLRLPELDALPEQGIGAALVRHFLDRWEQDDVLTALLRVGVTNAAGAERMQAIFKEQLGPIVARVCPDPAEAPTRAALVASQILGMALTRFVLRLPPAVAMSREEVAAWLGPTVQRYLTAPRA; from the coding sequence ATGACCGCCGCGCCCGCGCCCACCCCCCGCCGCTCCGACGCCACGCGCGCCGCGATCCTGGAGGCCGCCCGCGAGCGTTTCGCCGCCGACGGCTACGACCGCGCCACCATCCGTGCCATCGCCCGCGACGCCCGGATCGACCCGTCGATGGTCATGCGCTACTTCGGCAACAAGGAGGGGCTGTTCGCCGCCGCCTCCACCTTCGACCTGCGGCTGCCCGAGCTGGACGCGCTGCCCGAGCAGGGCATCGGTGCGGCCCTCGTGCGCCACTTCCTCGACCGCTGGGAGCAGGACGACGTGCTCACCGCGCTGCTGCGCGTCGGCGTCACCAACGCGGCGGGCGCCGAGCGCATGCAGGCGATCTTCAAGGAGCAGCTCGGCCCGATCGTGGCCCGCGTCTGCCCCGATCCGGCCGAGGCCCCGACCCGCGCCGCGCTCGTCGCCTCGCAGATCCTGGGCATGGCGCTCACCCGTTTCGTACTGCGGCTGCCGCCCGCCGTGGCGATGTCCCGCGAGGAGGTCGCAGCCTGGCTCGGGCCTACGGTGCAGCGGTACCTGACGGCGCCGCGGGCGTAG
- a CDS encoding peptidoglycan recognition family protein, with protein MSSDSRRVVTRRLLLSGAMAAGALTLFPGPARAAPGAWIADCAMWGARRESAPPAVLATRPRSIVIHHTATANVADVTRERAFTLARSIQRHHMVERGWSDTGQHFTVSRGGFVVEGRHGSLAALRSGTSMVRGAHCTGHNDTSLGIETEGTYTGAAPPAAQYRALVELCARICHGYGLPPSAVHGHRDFNATQCPGDALHALLPRLREDVAAALSRR; from the coding sequence ATGTCGTCCGACTCTCGGCGGGTGGTCACCCGTCGCCTGCTGCTGAGCGGCGCCATGGCCGCCGGCGCCCTGACGTTGTTTCCCGGGCCGGCGCGCGCGGCGCCGGGCGCGTGGATCGCGGACTGCGCCATGTGGGGGGCACGGCGGGAGTCCGCGCCGCCGGCCGTGCTGGCCACCCGGCCGCGCAGCATCGTCATCCACCACACGGCGACCGCCAACGTCGCGGACGTCACCCGTGAGCGGGCCTTCACCCTGGCCCGCTCGATCCAGCGGCACCACATGGTGGAGCGGGGCTGGTCCGACACCGGACAGCACTTCACGGTCAGTCGGGGCGGGTTCGTCGTGGAGGGCCGGCACGGCAGTCTGGCGGCGCTGCGGTCCGGCACGTCGATGGTGCGCGGAGCCCATTGCACCGGCCACAACGACACCTCGCTCGGCATCGAGACCGAGGGCACCTACACCGGCGCCGCCCCGCCGGCCGCGCAGTACCGGGCGTTGGTGGAGCTGTGCGCGCGGATCTGCCACGGGTACGGGCTGCCGCCGTCGGCGGTGCACGGCCACCGCGACTTCAACGCCACGCAGTGCCCCGGCGACGCCCTGCACGCCCTGTTGCCCCGGCTGCGGGAGGACGTCGCCGCCGCGCTCAGCCGTCGGTAG
- a CDS encoding histidine kinase, whose product MPVIRRLRRFAPGRAAGETVGVALAGLGVYAAIGWIGALTHPWAQLALLAAGVGLFPLRRRLPAAVPAALAALTGVAPALGPVTAATAYAVARRSVGARLPAGAGAALVAAATVAGPWFGPGSVAYGLALGLVLAPTAVIVPGLVGTAQGQQARLVRALRERGDAAERARRLAESESRMHERSRIAAEMHDLVGHRLSLVSLHAGGLELALEKAAPELREEAVLVRRTARDAMRELRQALGVLGPLGRDTGPDTLTDATGTRADVEALIAHSRDGGVAVRLDWSGSDLDARPAPVRRAVHRVVREALTNVHRYAADAHVTVAVVHDAEAVRVTVRNGAPLRSCLVDHAGSGSAGRREPGMIHKARPKPRPTAGEVLAAGEAIGTGRGLAGLRERVELLGGTLEAAALPSGGFRVEAVVPAEPAGDGVRDRDGVPDGRPEAAPDLLPGRPLGPAPPARRTAEALTLGCGLLTLCVLMVLGVAFVYAAQPSGVRTGPAPLPRIGMTYQDVAATGVLDNKAVRAAATGHEPPRPAGTAGCVYPFNGATEPGPDGLIVARYCFDAAQRLIAIDRFTVPSVRDGTPWETP is encoded by the coding sequence GTGCCGGTCATCAGACGTTTGCGTCGTTTCGCCCCCGGCCGCGCGGCCGGGGAGACGGTCGGCGTGGCCCTCGCCGGACTCGGCGTGTACGCGGCGATCGGATGGATCGGCGCTCTGACGCACCCGTGGGCGCAGCTCGCCCTCCTCGCCGCCGGCGTCGGGCTCTTCCCGCTGCGGCGCCGCCTGCCCGCCGCGGTGCCGGCGGCCCTCGCCGCGCTGACCGGGGTGGCGCCCGCGCTGGGGCCCGTCACGGCGGCGACCGCCTACGCGGTGGCCCGCCGGTCGGTCGGGGCCCGGCTGCCGGCAGGCGCGGGCGCCGCGCTCGTGGCGGCGGCGACGGTGGCCGGGCCGTGGTTCGGGCCCGGATCGGTGGCGTACGGGCTGGCCCTCGGCCTGGTCCTCGCGCCGACCGCCGTGATCGTCCCAGGCCTGGTCGGTACGGCGCAGGGGCAGCAGGCGCGCCTCGTACGGGCGCTGCGCGAGCGCGGTGACGCGGCGGAGCGGGCGCGTCGGCTGGCCGAGAGCGAGTCCCGCATGCACGAGCGGTCCCGGATCGCCGCCGAGATGCACGACCTGGTGGGCCACCGGCTGAGCCTGGTCTCGCTGCACGCGGGCGGGCTGGAGCTGGCCTTGGAGAAGGCCGCTCCCGAGCTGCGCGAGGAGGCCGTCCTCGTACGCCGCACCGCGCGCGACGCCATGCGCGAGCTGCGCCAGGCCCTCGGGGTGCTCGGCCCGCTCGGCCGGGACACCGGGCCGGACACGCTCACCGACGCGACGGGCACCCGCGCCGACGTCGAGGCGCTGATCGCGCACTCCCGCGACGGGGGCGTCGCCGTACGGCTCGACTGGTCGGGGTCGGACCTCGACGCCCGCCCCGCGCCGGTGCGCCGGGCGGTGCACCGCGTCGTGCGGGAGGCGCTGACCAACGTGCACCGGTACGCCGCCGACGCGCACGTCACCGTGGCCGTGGTGCACGACGCCGAGGCGGTACGGGTCACCGTGCGCAACGGCGCCCCGCTTAGGTCGTGTCTTGTGGATCATGCCGGATCAGGGAGTGCCGGGCGTCGCGAGCCCGGCATGATCCACAAGGCACGGCCTAAGCCCCGCCCCACCGCCGGGGAGGTCCTCGCCGCCGGGGAGGCGATCGGCACCGGGCGCGGGCTGGCGGGGCTGCGGGAACGGGTGGAGCTGCTCGGCGGGACCCTGGAGGCCGCCGCGCTGCCGTCCGGCGGCTTCCGGGTGGAGGCCGTCGTACCGGCGGAGCCGGCCGGGGACGGCGTACGGGACCGGGACGGCGTACCGGACGGGCGGCCCGAAGCGGCCCCGGACCTGCTCCCCGGCCGCCCCCTCGGCCCCGCCCCGCCCGCGCGCCGCACCGCCGAGGCGTTGACGCTCGGCTGCGGGCTGCTGACGCTGTGCGTGCTCATGGTCCTCGGCGTCGCCTTCGTGTACGCCGCCCAGCCCTCCGGCGTCCGCACCGGGCCGGCGCCGCTGCCCCGGATCGGCATGACGTACCAGGACGTGGCGGCGACGGGCGTACTGGACAACAAGGCCGTCCGGGCCGCGGCCACCGGGCACGAGCCGCCGCGCCCCGCCGGTACGGCCGGCTGCGTGTACCCGTTCAACGGCGCCACCGAGCCCGGCCCCGACGGCCTGATCGTCGCCCGCTACTGCTTCGACGCCGCGCAGCGGCTGATCGCCATCGACCGTTTCACCGTCCCGTCGGTCCGGGACGGCACGCCCTGGGAGACCCCGTGA
- a CDS encoding response regulator transcription factor: MPTRPSRPISVLLADDEAMIRAGVRLILRHAGDIDVVAEAVDGRQAVELAAVHHPDVALVDIRMPVRDGLATIAPLLALDPAPRVVMLTTFGDDDNVLRALREGATGFLLKDEGPQELISAVRAAAAGDAVLSPGVTGSVISRMLSGAGPEARDAARGDERIARLTAREREVLAMLGEGLSNQDIGGRLGIGIGTVKTHVGAILEKTGSASRVQAALLAHRTGLAS; encoded by the coding sequence GTGCCCACCCGGCCGAGCCGCCCGATCAGCGTCCTGCTCGCCGACGACGAGGCGATGATCCGGGCCGGTGTCCGCCTGATCCTGCGGCACGCCGGTGACATCGACGTCGTCGCCGAGGCCGTCGACGGCCGCCAGGCGGTCGAGCTGGCCGCCGTCCACCACCCCGACGTGGCCCTCGTCGACATCCGCATGCCCGTCCGCGACGGCCTGGCCACGATCGCACCGCTGCTCGCCCTCGACCCGGCGCCGCGCGTGGTGATGCTGACGACCTTCGGCGACGACGACAACGTCCTGCGGGCGCTCCGGGAAGGGGCCACCGGGTTCCTCCTCAAGGACGAGGGCCCGCAGGAGCTGATCAGCGCGGTACGGGCGGCCGCCGCCGGGGACGCCGTGCTCTCCCCCGGCGTCACCGGGTCGGTGATCAGCCGGATGCTGAGCGGCGCCGGGCCCGAGGCCCGCGACGCCGCACGCGGGGACGAACGGATCGCCCGGCTCACGGCGCGGGAGCGGGAGGTCCTCGCGATGCTCGGCGAGGGCCTGTCGAACCAGGACATCGGCGGCCGGCTCGGCATCGGGATCGGCACGGTCAAGACGCACGTGGGCGCGATCCTGGAGAAGACGGGCTCGGCGAGCCGGGTCCAGGCGGCGCTCCTCGCCCACCGGACGGGCCTGGCGTCCTGA
- a CDS encoding ABC transporter ATP-binding protein has protein sequence MTKVYGKGETRVTALDGVNVEFAQGRFTAVMGPSGSGKSTLMHCLAGLDTVTSGSARIGDTELSALNERQLTALRRDKVGFVFQGFNLLPTLTALENITLPLRIAGRRPDARWLEAVVATVGLADRLGHRPAELSGGQQQRIAVARALVSRPEIVFADEPTGNLDSRSGAEILGFLRDSVRELGQTVVMVTHDPVAAAHADRVVFLADGRLVDELREPSAGAVLDRMLRFEAEGSRATGTR, from the coding sequence CTGACGAAGGTCTACGGGAAGGGCGAGACCCGCGTCACCGCCCTGGACGGGGTGAACGTCGAGTTCGCCCAGGGCCGGTTCACCGCCGTCATGGGCCCCTCGGGGTCCGGCAAGTCGACGCTGATGCACTGCCTGGCCGGGCTCGACACGGTGACCTCCGGTTCGGCGCGCATCGGCGACACCGAACTGTCCGCGCTGAACGAGCGCCAACTCACCGCCCTGCGGCGGGACAAGGTCGGCTTCGTCTTCCAGGGCTTCAACCTGCTGCCCACCCTCACCGCCCTGGAGAACATCACCCTGCCGCTGCGGATCGCCGGCCGACGGCCCGACGCGCGGTGGCTGGAGGCCGTCGTCGCCACCGTCGGGCTGGCCGACCGGCTGGGCCACCGTCCCGCCGAGCTGTCCGGCGGGCAGCAGCAGCGGATCGCGGTGGCTCGGGCGCTGGTGTCGCGGCCCGAGATCGTCTTCGCCGACGAGCCGACCGGCAACCTCGACTCCCGCTCCGGGGCCGAGATCCTCGGCTTCCTGCGGGACTCCGTACGGGAGTTGGGGCAGACGGTGGTGATGGTCACCCACGATCCGGTGGCCGCCGCGCACGCGGACCGGGTGGTGTTCCTGGCCGACGGCCGGCTCGTGGACGAGCTGCGCGAGCCGAGCGCGGGCGCCGTCCTCGACCGGATGCTCCGCTTCGAGGCCGAAGGCTCCCGCGCCACCGGCACCCGCTGA
- a CDS encoding FtsX-like permease family protein encodes MLRTALRNLLAHKARLAMTVLAVCLGVAFVSGALVFAESSAAAQRAAASKDFADIAVSVTPKSSPADSADDRNATALDDALVHRLAALPGVAAVRPTADGSATLAAADGTALRAGKAWANQAGAYLPGPDGKDARHPLVKGRAPAGADEIAVDAGAAAAGRLALGDLVKVATDGPVMTKRLVGIVTTTDTRVTAGGTLALFDKATAQELFASPGRYTGIDLSAKPGTTESELSARVTAVLPADRAEAVTGTARATRQSVYVDTVTRGYAKLPLVFAGVSLFIGSFLIVNTFTMLVTRRTREIALLRAIGASRRQVSGAVLVEAALLGFVASAAGFVLGLGIAAVLPRLLSTPQDTLPDGPLVIGPLPVVAALGVGVGVTVLAAWLPSRRAAKVAPVEAMRSVERPPSAGRTRVRGAVGVALLGLAVALLASLSGAKDASEENLRDAMLACGVLVAALIVAAPLLARPVIRLAGRLTGRAGVVGHLARENALRDPRRTAATASALVISTALVAGLAVIGESTGQALDRQAAAGLAADYVIGTRVPTHGIDPDAARRVAAVPGVRTATAVTDSTLVTGGLVRELAGVDPAALDQVMRLDFVSGSAKDLGPGRIAVSRTLARAHGVSAGDRLDTRMGREQEPRPYTVVGVYEDNPTAGDALGDRSEVRRSAFLPDSAQRLLVRVDGGVTDRATEKRLRAAVGDNPLLKVQDRASLVREASGGMGDLLTLMYGLLALGVVISALGIVNTLAMSVAERTREIGVLRALGMDRAGVRRMIRLEAVTVAAFGTLLGLVGGVFSAWAVGSMANGSMAGYALVLPWGTLALVCLLSLGVGAVAALVPARRAAALSPLRAVAEA; translated from the coding sequence ATGCTGCGAACAGCCCTGCGCAACCTCCTGGCGCACAAGGCCCGTCTGGCCATGACCGTCCTCGCGGTCTGTCTCGGTGTCGCGTTCGTCTCCGGCGCCCTCGTCTTCGCGGAGTCCTCCGCCGCCGCCCAACGGGCCGCCGCGTCGAAGGACTTCGCGGACATCGCCGTCTCGGTGACCCCGAAGAGTTCCCCGGCCGACTCCGCCGACGATCGGAACGCCACCGCCCTCGACGACGCGCTCGTCCACAGGCTCGCCGCCCTGCCCGGCGTCGCCGCCGTACGCCCGACCGCCGACGGCTCGGCCACCCTGGCCGCCGCCGACGGCACCGCGCTGCGCGCCGGGAAGGCGTGGGCGAACCAGGCCGGTGCCTACCTGCCCGGCCCCGACGGCAAGGACGCCCGGCACCCGCTGGTCAAGGGCCGCGCCCCCGCCGGCGCGGACGAGATCGCCGTGGACGCCGGCGCCGCCGCCGCGGGCCGCCTCGCCCTCGGAGACCTGGTCAAAGTGGCCACCGACGGCCCCGTCATGACCAAGCGGCTCGTCGGCATCGTCACGACCACCGACACCCGCGTGACCGCCGGCGGCACCCTCGCCCTGTTCGACAAGGCCACCGCCCAGGAGCTGTTCGCCTCCCCCGGCCGCTACACCGGCATCGACCTGTCCGCGAAGCCCGGCACCACCGAGTCCGAGCTGTCCGCGCGGGTCACCGCCGTCCTGCCCGCCGACCGCGCCGAAGCCGTCACCGGGACCGCCCGGGCCACCCGACAGAGCGTCTACGTCGACACCGTGACCCGCGGCTACGCCAAGCTGCCGCTGGTTTTCGCCGGGGTCTCGCTCTTCATCGGCTCGTTCCTCATCGTCAACACCTTCACCATGCTCGTGACGCGGCGCACCCGCGAGATCGCGCTGCTGCGCGCGATCGGCGCCTCCCGCCGGCAGGTGTCCGGCGCGGTCCTGGTGGAGGCGGCCCTGCTCGGGTTCGTCGCCTCGGCGGCCGGCTTCGTCCTCGGCCTCGGGATCGCCGCCGTCCTGCCCCGCCTGCTGAGCACCCCGCAGGACACGCTGCCCGACGGCCCCCTGGTGATCGGTCCGCTGCCGGTCGTGGCCGCGCTCGGCGTCGGCGTCGGCGTGACGGTGCTCGCCGCGTGGCTGCCCTCGCGCAGGGCGGCGAAGGTGGCGCCCGTCGAGGCGATGCGCTCGGTGGAACGGCCGCCGTCGGCCGGCCGGACGCGGGTACGGGGCGCCGTCGGGGTGGCCCTGCTGGGCCTCGCCGTCGCGCTGCTGGCGTCGCTGTCGGGGGCGAAGGACGCGTCGGAGGAGAACCTCCGGGACGCGATGCTCGCCTGCGGTGTCCTCGTCGCCGCGCTGATCGTGGCGGCGCCGCTGCTCGCCCGGCCGGTGATCCGGCTCGCCGGACGGCTGACGGGCCGCGCCGGCGTCGTCGGGCACCTCGCGCGGGAGAACGCGCTGCGGGACCCGCGCCGTACGGCGGCCACCGCGTCCGCCCTGGTGATCAGTACGGCGCTGGTCGCGGGGCTCGCCGTCATCGGCGAGTCCACCGGTCAGGCCTTGGACCGCCAGGCCGCAGCCGGCCTCGCCGCCGACTACGTGATCGGCACCCGCGTCCCCACGCACGGCATCGACCCGGACGCCGCGCGCCGGGTCGCGGCGGTGCCCGGGGTGCGGACGGCCACCGCCGTCACGGACTCCACGCTGGTCACCGGCGGCCTCGTCCGGGAGCTGGCCGGTGTCGACCCGGCCGCCCTCGACCAGGTCATGCGGCTCGACTTCGTCAGCGGCTCCGCCAAGGACCTCGGGCCGGGCCGGATCGCCGTCTCCCGCACCCTCGCCCGCGCGCACGGCGTGAGCGCGGGCGACCGCCTCGACACCCGCATGGGCCGCGAGCAGGAACCGCGGCCGTACACCGTCGTCGGCGTCTACGAGGACAACCCGACCGCCGGCGACGCGCTGGGCGACCGGAGCGAGGTGCGGCGGAGCGCCTTCCTGCCCGATTCCGCGCAGCGGCTCCTCGTACGCGTCGACGGCGGGGTCACCGACCGGGCCACGGAGAAGCGGCTGCGCGCCGCCGTCGGCGACAACCCGCTGCTGAAGGTCCAGGACCGGGCGTCGCTCGTCCGCGAGGCCTCGGGCGGCATGGGCGACCTGCTGACCCTGATGTACGGGCTGCTCGCCCTCGGCGTCGTGATCAGCGCGCTCGGCATCGTGAACACCCTGGCCATGTCGGTGGCGGAGCGGACGCGGGAGATCGGTGTGCTGCGCGCCCTCGGCATGGACCGCGCCGGCGTGCGGAGGATGATCCGGCTGGAGGCGGTGACGGTCGCCGCGTTCGGCACGCTGTTGGGGCTGGTGGGCGGGGTGTTCAGCGCCTGGGCCGTCGGCTCGATGGCCAACGGCTCGATGGCGGGATACGCGCTGGTGCTGCCCTGGGGGACGCTGGCCCTCGTCTGCCTGCTGTCCCTGGGGGTCGGCGCGGTCGCGGCCCTGGTCCCCGCCCGCCGCGCGGCGGCGCTGAGCCCCCTGCGGGCGGTGGCGGAGGCCTAG